In Solanum pennellii chromosome 7, SPENNV200, the following are encoded in one genomic region:
- the LOC107024217 gene encoding fatty acid desaturase 4, chloroplastic → MSSILPQNHTIRSSQRALDKIGTIQKRFSTDRAKSTSRHVLLPARVYCISSSTSSSSSNIATITTKPPPVSEPLTYDPLTPITKIKTSNTKSVLNDPSLKSTWAHRAWMASGCTTVLIPLARSAAGVLDSHMWAGPLIASCIGYIVADLASGIYHWGIDNYGNAESPVFGAQIDAFQGHHKWPWTITRREFSNNLHSLARAVTFTVLPINIFCNDPTTLAFVGVCSGCIMFSQQFHSWAHGTKSKLPSIVLALQDAGVLVSREQHADHHRVPYNNNYCIVSGIWNSILDESKFFELMEMIFFFKFGVRPRSWSEPNSEWIEEAEIQSISASH, encoded by the coding sequence ATGTCTTCCATTCTACCTCAAAACCACACCATTAGATCCTCGCAACGAGCCCTCGATAAAATTGGAACGATACAGAAAAGATTCAGTACAGATCGAGCTAAGAGCACCTCCCGCCATGTTCTCCTACCTGCACGAGTCTATTGTATCTCTTCCTCCACCTCCTCTTCCTCGTCCAACATTGCCACAATCACCACCAAACCACCACCCGTTTCAGAACCACTAACTTACGATCCACTCACTCCCATCACAAAAATCAAGACTAGTAATACGAAAAGTGTATTAAATGACCCGAGTTTAAAATCCACTTGGGCTCATCGAGCCTGGATGGCAAGTGGGTGCACCACCGTGCTAATTCCTTTAGCACGGTCTGCAGCAGGGGTACTCGACTCACATATGTGGGCCGGGCCCCTTATAGCAAGCTGCATCGGCTACATCGTAGCCGATTTAGCTTCCGGAATCTACCATTGGGGAATTGACAATTACGGCAACGCTGAATCCCCTGTTTTCGGAGCCCAAATTGATGCATTTCAAGGTCACCATAAATGGCCATGGACAATCACCCGACGCGAATTCTCTAACAATCTCCATTCCTTAGCACGAGCAGTGACATTCACAGTCCTTCCAATCAATATCTTCTGCAACGATCCAACTACTCTGGCATTCGTCGGGGTTTGTTCAGGGTGCATTATGTTCAGCCAACAGTTTCATTCCTGGGCTCATGGTACGAAAAGTAAGTTACCTTCAATCGTGTTAGCATTACAAGACGCCGGAGTACTCGTATCGAGGGAACAACACGCTGATCATCATCGCGTTCCGTATAACAACAATTACTGCATTGTCAGTGGAATTTGGAACTCGATTTTGGATGAATCGAAGTTTTTTGAGCTGATGGAgatgattttcttctttaaattcGGAGTTCGGCCAAGATCATGGAGTGAACCAAATTCAGAATGGATTGAAGAAGCTGAAATACAATCAATTTCTGCTTCACATTGA
- the LOC107025736 gene encoding uncharacterized protein LOC107025736 produces MVDCSEVEIMEEREEVMVSSIDEEVKPIFRVAHFLKPTTKKLPFLPSRIKISCSSPKVQFKGGSSYMKGWSKWVNKLKPLHQEIWKKAGVFEGIIASTFMIYKHSDLILALAERWCMETNTFILPWGEATITLEDMVVLGGFSVLGHSVLKPVKTKDAVDIEKALAEVHKDIRARKTNVRHSAWMEHFAGRGDHLEHVAFLTLWLSRYVLPARSFQKVDRALFSIAIYLSQGIPIALAPAVLASIYRDMSLLKQFIVSSAKNHSPSDSRCIEDELNPNLRAPFQFIQLWAWERFTNLQPKPSSIIYTGEPRVARWHKAKKLNNVDHRSAIDSAAECFLWRPYAIDIVKNWDISRFYKERDEYVVVGPNIGREIMTFARLVRASELVGMDCVEQYNPHRVSMQFGFDQDVPDCVNHASDHIPKIAWTNYNRPIKDVKLYIPSRFIESDVSRRYLEWWKNQNVAPEVAIQHEKMNASVCCGFLQKCDMIVIESSSSDDDNIPISVSLRKRKLMKKEVAVPGNNQKLFLSMQSQSSSASNDGTARARETLVESKPISDKFEASNGKSDEDGDGPYVVKEMVPLESKNNNDKGGCKLNLTDGIALASDGPNAGLLSTNPAKTLQMSEASVVTQKVIATCTKITEGNMAMGNINNHEKGSGSCDMIDIVKLERRIRNLENINAGKVPIFRTK; encoded by the coding sequence atGGTGGATTGTTCAGAAGTTGAAATCATGGAGGAAAGAGAAGAGGTTATGGTTTCATCTATTGATGAAGAAGTGaaacccatatttagagttgcTCATTTTCTTAAACCAACAACCAAAAAACTCCCATTTCTCCCTTCAAGAATCAAAATTTCTTGTTCATCACCAAAAGTTCAGTTTAAGGGTGGTTCTTCATATATGAAGGGATGGTCTAAATGGGTTAATAAGTTAAAGCCTTTACACCAAGAGATATGGAAGAAAGCTGGAGTCTTTGAAGGTATTATAGCTTCAACATTTATGATTTATAAGCATAGTGATTTGATTCTTGCTTTAGCTGAGAGATGGTGTATGGAGACTAATACATTCATTTTACCATGGGGAGAAGCTACTATTACTTTGGAGGATATGGTGGTTTTAGGTGGTTTCTCTGTTTTAGGACACTCTGTGTTGAAACCTGTTAAGACCAAAGATGCTGTTGACATTGAAAAAGCTCTTGCTGAGGTTCATAAAGATATTAGAGCGCGTAAAACGAACGTTCGTCACAGTGCCTGGATGGAGCATTTTGCAGGAAGAGGTGATCATTTGGAGCATGTTGCATTTTTAACCCTTTGGTTGTCAAGGTATGTGCTTCCTGCTAGAAGCTTTCAGAAAGTGGACAGAGCTCTTTTCTCTATTGCAATTTATCTTTCTCAAGGAATTCCAATAGCACTTGCCCCTGCTGTTTTAGCTAGTATTTATAGGGATATGAGTTTGCTTAAACAGTTTATTGTATCTTCAGCTAAGAACCATTCGCCGAGTGATTCTAGATGTATAGAAGATGAGTTGAATCCGAACCTTCGGGCTCCTTTTCAGTTTATTCAGCTATGGGCTTGGGAGAGATTTACGAATTTGCAGCCTAAGCCTAGTAGTATCATTTACACTGGGGAGCCAAGAGTAGCTAGATGGCATAAGGcgaaaaaactaaataatgtgGATCATAGGAGTGCAATAGATTCTGCTGCTGAATGTTTTCTGTGGCGTCCTTATGCCATTGATATTGTGAAGAATTGGGACATCAGCAGATTTTACAAGGAGAGGGATGAATATGTGGTGGTTGGACCAAATATTGGAAGAGAAATCATGACTTTTGCTCGACTTGTTCGAGCTTCTGAACTAGTTGGAATGGATTGTGTTGAACAATATAATCCACATAGAGTATCAATGCAATTTGGATTTGATCAAGATGTGCCTGATTGTGTGAATCATGCTAGTGATCATATCCCGAAAATTGCTTGGACTAATTATAACAGACCAATTAAAGATGTCAAGCTCTATATACCTTCTAGGTTCATCGAGTCAGATGTCAGCAGACGATACTTGGAATGGTGGAAGAACCAAAATGTTGCACCTGAGGTTGCAATTCAGCACGAAAAGATGAATGCCTCTGTATGTTGTGGTTTTTTGCAGAAATGTGATATGATAGTTAtagaatcatcatcatcagaTGATGACAATATTCCAATTTCTGTATCTTTACGCAAGAGGAAACTCATGAAGAAAGAAGTTGCTGTACCTGGTAATAATCAGAAACTCTTCCTTAGCATGCAAAGCCAATCTTCTTCAGCTTCAAATGATGGGACTGCCAGAGCAAGGGAGACTCTAGTGGAATCGAAACCAATAAGCGATAAATTTGAGGCTTCAAATGGAAAGTCGGATGAAGATGGAGATGGGCCATACGTAGTTAAGGAAATGGTGCCACTAGAGAGCAAGAATAACAATGACAAAGGTGGCTGCAAGCTCAACTTAACTGATGGTATTGCACTTGCAAGTGACGGTCCAAATGCAGGACTTTTGAGTACTAATCCAGCTAAAACCTTACAAATGAGCGAAGCTTCAGTGGTAACACAGAAGGTAATAGCAACGTGTACCAAAATAACTGAAGGCAATATGGCCATGGGAAACATTAATAACCATGAGAAAGGGAGCGGTTCATGTGATATGATCGATATTGTGAAACTTGAGAGGAGGATTAGAAACCTTGAAAACATCAATGCTGGAAAGGTTCCAATATTCAGGACAAAGTGA